A single region of the Kineosporiaceae bacterium SCSIO 59966 genome encodes:
- the nuoN gene encoding NADH-quinone oxidoreductase subunit NuoN, which yields MTTFTPPEIDWAALAPALIVLGAGVLGVLVEALAPRRGRRVVQLAVAVVALAAAVVVVALRWDTVGQDLVGGSALFDHRISLFLTGTLLVLGLTAVLTVAERGDSGDAFAPQAASVPGSDYEEAARRAGLQTTEVFPLMMFALGGMIIFATAADLLTMFVALELLSLPLYVLAGLARRRRLLSQEASVKYFLLGAFSSGLFIYGAALIYGTTGTVSLPGMLARMSQGGATQLLADPQGAPSLMLVTGIVLVLSGLLFKVGAVPFHAWTPDVYTGAPTPVTGFMAAATKVAAFGAILHLLFYALPIPVLEDYWGLVVAVISAATMIVGGVVAVVQTDIKRMLAYSSIAHAGFILTAMATSTVAGARELSITGVLFYLLAYGFMTLGAFAVISLVRERDAADNVTGEATHLSQWAGLARRAPVLAAVFTLFLLAMAGIPLTSGFTGKYAVFLAAVEGGYAWLAVLGVLVSVVTAFFYVRVIVLMYFSPPPATPTAVALPSPLMGAAIAIGAAVTLVLGVLPAPVLDLAASTLALP from the coding sequence GTGCCGGGGTCCTCGGCGTGCTCGTCGAGGCGCTGGCCCCGCGGCGCGGTCGGCGCGTCGTCCAGCTGGCCGTGGCCGTCGTCGCGCTGGCGGCCGCGGTGGTCGTCGTCGCCCTGCGGTGGGACACCGTCGGCCAGGACCTGGTCGGCGGCTCGGCGCTGTTCGACCACCGGATCAGCCTCTTCCTCACCGGCACGCTGCTCGTCCTCGGCCTCACCGCGGTGCTCACGGTCGCCGAGCGCGGGGACAGCGGGGACGCCTTCGCCCCGCAGGCGGCGTCCGTGCCCGGCTCGGACTACGAGGAGGCCGCCCGGCGGGCGGGACTGCAGACCACCGAGGTCTTCCCGCTGATGATGTTCGCCCTCGGCGGCATGATCATCTTTGCCACGGCGGCCGACCTGCTGACGATGTTCGTGGCCCTCGAGCTGCTGTCGCTGCCGCTGTACGTGCTCGCCGGCCTCGCCCGGCGGCGCCGGCTGCTCTCCCAGGAGGCGTCCGTCAAGTACTTCCTGCTGGGAGCGTTCTCCTCCGGGCTGTTCATCTACGGCGCCGCGCTCATCTACGGGACGACCGGCACGGTCTCCCTGCCGGGCATGCTGGCCCGGATGTCCCAGGGCGGGGCGACCCAGCTGCTCGCGGACCCGCAGGGCGCGCCGAGCCTCATGCTCGTCACCGGCATCGTCCTGGTGCTGTCCGGTCTGCTGTTCAAGGTCGGCGCCGTGCCGTTCCACGCCTGGACGCCCGACGTCTACACCGGCGCCCCGACCCCGGTCACCGGGTTCATGGCCGCCGCCACCAAGGTCGCCGCGTTCGGCGCGATCCTCCACCTGCTGTTCTACGCCCTGCCCATCCCCGTGCTCGAGGACTACTGGGGGCTCGTCGTGGCGGTGATCTCCGCCGCAACGATGATCGTCGGTGGTGTGGTCGCCGTCGTGCAGACCGATATCAAGCGGATGCTGGCGTACTCGTCCATCGCGCACGCCGGGTTCATCCTCACCGCCATGGCCACGTCGACGGTGGCCGGCGCCCGCGAGCTGTCCATCACCGGCGTGCTGTTCTACCTGCTGGCCTACGGCTTCATGACCCTTGGCGCCTTCGCCGTCATCTCGCTGGTCCGCGAGCGGGACGCCGCCGACAACGTCACCGGTGAGGCCACCCACCTGTCCCAGTGGGCCGGATTGGCCCGCCGCGCCCCGGTGCTGGCCGCGGTGTTCACGCTGTTCCTCCTGGCGATGGCGGGGATCCCGCTGACCAGCGGGTTCACCGGCAAGTACGCGGTGTTCCTCGCCGCCGTGGAGGGCGGGTACGCCTGGCTCGCCGTCCTCGGGGTCCTCGTCAGCGTCGTCACCGCGTTCTTCTACGTCCGGGTGATCGTGCTCATGTACTTCTCGCCGCCCCCGGCGACGCCGACCGCGGTCGCTCTGCCCAGTCCCCTGATGGGTGCGGCCATCGCGATCGGTGCCGCGGTCACCCTCGTACTCGGCGTGCTGCCTGCACCCGTGCTCGACCTGGCGGCCAGCACCCTGGCGCTGCCGTGA
- a CDS encoding polyprenyl synthetase family protein: MSGAPSARAGTVDGVWDVPAADPVLAEDITTRLLEVESRLLDAVAHTDELADSVSRHLVQAGGKRVRPMLALLASHLGDPTRPEVVDGAVVVELTHLATLYHDDVMDSAPVRRGAPAAHQVWGNSVAILTGDLLFARASRIVAGLGPQAVRVQAATFERLCLGQLHETVGPRPGQDPVDHYLQVLADKTGSLIATSGRFGAELAGCGRDVIEVMVAYGERVGIAFQLADDVIDLAGADTGKTPGTDLREGVPTLPVLLVRRAAERGEAAARRLVKRLDGDLSDDVVLADVVRELREHPATEEARAAAQSWAQEAVDALAPLPAGAARDALEAFARGVADRTR, translated from the coding sequence GTGAGCGGAGCCCCCTCCGCCCGCGCGGGGACGGTGGACGGCGTCTGGGACGTCCCGGCGGCGGACCCTGTGCTGGCCGAGGACATCACCACCAGGCTGCTTGAGGTGGAGTCCCGGCTGCTCGACGCCGTCGCGCACACCGACGAGCTCGCCGACTCCGTGTCCCGGCACCTCGTCCAGGCGGGGGGCAAGCGGGTGCGACCGATGCTGGCGCTGCTCGCCTCCCACCTCGGGGACCCCACTCGCCCGGAGGTCGTCGACGGGGCCGTCGTCGTGGAGCTCACCCACCTGGCGACCCTCTACCACGACGACGTCATGGACTCCGCGCCGGTTCGCCGGGGGGCGCCCGCCGCCCACCAGGTGTGGGGCAACTCCGTCGCCATCCTCACCGGGGACCTGCTGTTCGCCCGTGCCTCGCGGATCGTGGCTGGGCTCGGGCCGCAGGCCGTCCGGGTGCAGGCGGCCACGTTCGAGCGGCTGTGCCTGGGGCAGCTGCACGAGACGGTGGGACCGCGACCCGGCCAGGACCCGGTGGACCACTACCTGCAGGTGCTCGCGGACAAGACCGGCTCGCTCATCGCCACGTCGGGTCGCTTCGGCGCCGAGCTGGCGGGCTGCGGCCGGGACGTCATCGAGGTGATGGTCGCCTACGGGGAGCGGGTCGGTATCGCCTTCCAGCTCGCCGACGACGTCATCGATCTCGCCGGCGCGGACACCGGCAAGACGCCGGGCACCGACCTTCGCGAGGGCGTCCCGACCCTGCCGGTGCTGCTCGTGCGGCGGGCCGCCGAGCGCGGCGAGGCCGCGGCGCGGCGGCTGGTCAAGCGGCTGGACGGCGACCTGTCGGACGACGTGGTCCTCGCGGACGTCGTCCGGGAGCTGCGCGAGCACCCGGCGACGGAGGAGGCCCGGGCCGCCGCCCAGTCCTGGGCGCAGGAGGCGGTCGACGCGCTGGCGCCGCTGCCTGCCGGCGCGGCCCGGGACGCCTTGGAGGCCTTCGCCCGGGGCGTTGCCGACCGCACCCGCTAG